In Numida meleagris isolate 19003 breed g44 Domestic line chromosome 3, NumMel1.0, whole genome shotgun sequence, the following are encoded in one genomic region:
- the FBXO25 gene encoding F-box only protein 25 yields MPFLGQDWRSPGWRWVKTEDGWKRFEPFGHALQSGNSQLNDISHTVILTGDDDEEMYASEDCELAAKKRKKDHCRNSTDSQCFYRENWIYVHKESTRERHGYCTLGEAFNRLDFSSAIQDIRRFNYVVKLLQLIAKSQLTSLSGAAQKNYFNILDKIVRKVMEDHHNPRLIKDLLQDLSSTLCILIRGVGKSVLVGNINIWICRLETIRLWQQQLKNLQMNKQVNNGLTLSDLPLHMLSNILHRFSDGWDIITLGQVTPTLYMLSEDRQLWKKLCQYHFAEKQFCRHLILSEKGHIDWKLMYFALQKYYPKKEQYGDTLHFCRHCSILFWKDSGHPCTASDPNTCLMPVSPQHFIDLFKF; encoded by the exons ATGCCATTTTTGGGCCAAGACTGGAGATCTCCTGGATGGAGGTGGGTTAAAACAGAAGATGGATGGAAACGATTTGAACCTTTCGGACATGCGCTTCAGAGTGGGAACAGTCAGCTTAATGACATCAGTCACACTGT CATCTTAACtggtgatgatgatgaagaaatgTACGCTTCTGAGGATTGTGAACTTGCGGcgaagaaaaggaagaaagatcaCTGCAGGAATAGCACAGATTCACAAT gtttttatCGTGAAAATTGGATTTATGTTCATAAGGAAAGCACCAGAGAA AGACATGGCTATTGCACTTTGGGAGAAGCTTTTAATCGCCTAGATTTTTCAAGTGCAATTCAGGACATCAGAAGGTTCAACTATGTGGTCAAA CTTTTGCAGCTAATTGCAAAATCCCAGTTAACTTCATTGAGTGGTGCAGCACAGAAGAACTACTTTAACATTTTAGACAAAATTGTGCGGAAAG tcATGGAAGATCACCATAATCCACGATTAATCAAAGATCTTCTACAAGATTTGAGTTCCACTCTTTGTATACTGATCAGGGGAGTAGGAAAATCTGTTCTGGTAGGGAACATTAATATTTGGATTTGCCGACTAGAAACTATCCGcttgtggcagcagcagctaaaAAATCTTCAGATGAACAAG CAAGTCAACAATGGTCTTACGCTCAGTGATCTTCCTCTACATATGCTGAGTAACATCTTACACAGATTTTCTGATGGCTGGGACATTATTACATTGGGTCAAGTGACCCCAACTTTGTACATGCTCAGTGAAGACAGACAGTTGTGGAAAAAACTATGCCAGTACCATTTTGCCGAAAAGCAG TTTTGTAGGCATTTGATTCTGTCAGAGAAGGGTCACATTGACTGGAAGCTGATGTACTTTGCGCTTCAGAAATACTACCCAAAAAAGGAACAGTACGGAGACACCTTGCATTTCTGTCGACACTGTAGTATTCTGTTTTGGAAG